The DNA sequence AGTCGGTATCGGCCGATATGGCCGCCCAGGCTTTATCCGTTTCGGCGGCAAACGCCCGTCCGCCTTCCCGGAGCCCCTCATCCCATTCGGTCTGGAGAATGCGCAGTTTAGGCGAATCAATGCCTTTTAATAAGTCAAGGGTATTGTCGTCGGAATCTCCGTGTGCAATGACGAACTCATCGCATACAGGAAGGATGGAAGTAATGGCTTCAACAATGGGATAGTCGTTTTTAACGGCATTCCTGATAAAGCTGAACCCGGTTACCTTCATATAAAATTGATTTAAAATTGCTAATATAGCAGTATTATGGATAATCAGCGGCTTTTGCAGGAATTTTACCAGGGAAGCTTCCGCGCCTTGTCAAGAATGATCAGCCAGGTGGAGAACGACCCGGCCGGCAGCCTGGACTTGCTAAGCAGCCTTTCGCTTTCGGCCGATACGGTTGTGGCGGGTATTACGGGCCCTCCCGGAAGCGGCAAAAGCACACTGATAAATGCAATAGTCACGCAGCTGGCGGAAGAAGGCAAGCGCGTTGCGGTGCTGGCCGTGGATCCCAGCTCGCCATTCCATGGCGGCGCCCTGCTGGGTGACCGCATCCGGATGCAGCCGAATTTTTCCCACCCGGGCGTATACATTCGTTCGCTGGCCAGCAGGGGCTCCCTTGGTGGTTTGTCAGGTACCTGTATTGAGATCGTGGATGTGCTGAAAGCTTTCGGCTTCGATTACATCCTGGTGGAAACGGTAGGCGTGGGCCAGTCAGAAGTAGAAGTAGCTGCCCTGGCCGATACCACCCTGGTGGTGCTGGTCCCTGAATCGGGAGATGAGATACAGGTATTAAAATCCGGATTAATGGAAATTGCCGACATCTTCGTTGTTAATAAGTCCGACAGGGAAGGTGCCCGGGAACTGGCCATAGTCCTGCAGCGAATGCTTCATGACCGTCCCCCGGGAACATGGCAGGTTCCCGTTTTACAGTCAGTGGCCACCCGAAGTGAGCAAATTGGGGAAATAATTGCACAAATAAACCTGCACAGGAAGGCGGTTTCCAGCACAGTCAAGCCGGTTTTGCTAGCCTCCAAAGCATGGCAACTCATTACCAGAAACCGCATGCGCGATATCACCAGGGAACAATTACTGGAACAACTAACCACCGCTGCCGCAACCCCCACCTTCAACCTGTATAAATTTGTGAAACACTACCCTCCCCCAAAAAAAACTAAAAACTATAAACTTTGAACTTTAAACTTCGAACCTTGAACTTTAAACTTTAAACTTTAAACCTTGAACTAGAAACCTTGAACTTTAAACTATAAACCGTTGCGAAGCAACATCAAATCCTCTATCTCCTCAATTTCAACCGGAATCCCCCCATCAAGTCAATATTTCCATCTTCAGTAATCAGGATATCATTTTCCAGGCGGATGCCCAGCCCCTCTTCGGGAATATAAATACCGGGTTCGCAGGTAAACACCATGCCGGGAGCCATTTTTTGGTAACGATGGCCAATGTCATGCACATCAAGGCCCAAGTGGTGGGAGATACCATGCATAAAGTACTTTTTATATACCGGCGCTTCCTCGCGTTGCTTCTCCACGTCATGACGGGATATCAGGCCCAGGCTCAGCAATTCGCTTTCCATGAGTTTTCCCACCTCTTTAGTGTACTCCATCGGCACGGTTCCGGGTACCAGCAGCTGAATCGCTTCCTTCATCACCCGCAGCACCGCATTGTACACCGCGCGCTGCCTGTCGGTGAACCTGCCGTTAACGGGAATGGACCGGGTAAGGTCCGCGTTATAATTACCGTATTCGGCCCCGAAATCCATCAGGATCACCTCCCCGTCCTTGCATTCCTTATTATTTTCCCCGTAATGCAGCACACAGGCGCTGGCGCCCGAAGCGATAATAGGGTGATAAGCATGTCCGCTGGCCCGGCTGCGGATAAACTCATGAATGATCTCTGCTTCGATCTCGTATTCCTTTACTCCCGGGTTCACAAAGCCCAGGACACGGCGGAAGGCTTTCCCCGTAATGTTGCATGCTTTTCGTATCAATTCTACTTCAGTTGTAGATTTTATTTCCCGTAATGCCCGGATTATTGGGGCGGATCGTACATAATGATGCAGGGGGAAGGCCGCCATCAGCTCCCGGCCCATCCGCAGATCCCGGTAGGGAACGGTGTGTACATAGCGGTCATTCTCGTTCGAGTTCAGGTAAACTTTTTCTGCATAATGTAAGAGCAGGGGTAACAGTTTTTCATACTCTTGCAACCAGAAAACAGATTGAATGCCTGATACTTGCCGTGCTTCTTCCTTGGTATATTTATGCCCTTCCCATACGGCTATATGTTCGTTCGTTTCCAGGAGGAAAAGCGCTTCCCTGTACTTGGGGTCGGGGCAGTCCGGGAACAGGACCAGCACACTCTTTTCCTGGTCAATCCCGCTCAGGTAAAAAATATCGGCATTCTGTTTGAAAGGGAAATGCTGATCTCCGCTCCGCGGGAACTCATCATTGGAATGGAATATAGCTATTGAATTGCTTTGTAACTTTTCGGTGAAGTTTTTGCGGTTAAGCTTAAAAAGATCGTTATTAATGGTTTCGTATTTCATAAAGTGAATTATTTGATTTTTGCTGCGGATCAGGCCTTAAAAGGAGAAAAACAAAGGCCTGGAACCCCGGTATTTGGAACAGTTTTTGAAAAAGTATTTCTCATAATTTAAAAAATAACTTATTTTCGTGCTAAAATTACACAATTCAGAAGAATCAAAACGAGCAACTATGAACAAATCTACAATCAAAAAAATAGCAGCGTTGTCGCTTACTGCGACTTTATGCTCGCTATCGTTGTTTGCTCAGGACGAGCCGGCAACGGGAACAGCTCCCAAGCTTTTTGAGGGAAGAAATCAGTTCCGTACCTGGTCAATCGGGTTGAATGCCGGTGTGCTGGCGCCTACCGTACTGACCGGAGGACACAATGATTTCTCTAAGTGGGAAATGAATCTGGGTTATGGCGGCTATATTAAAAAGCAGCTTGCCCCTTCTTTCTCTCTGCAGGCTGACTTCCTGAGAGGAACACTCTCCGCTACAAGCGAAGCTTCTCCTACGGACGCAGAATGGACTTCCAGCACTGGCGAGTACGAAACTGATCTTGCCTGGCAGGCAGGTCTTTCAGGAACCGCTAACGTTGGTACCATTGACTTCCTGCGCCGCAAGAATTCAGTTGACTTCTTTGTAACTGCAGGTTTTCACTTTGCTAACTACACTCCTACCGTTAACGGTACTGAACAAGGTGACCGCACCGAACAGGTTATTCCTGTAGGCGCTGGTATCAAGTTCAAACTGGGTGAAGTAGTTAACCTGGACCTTGGTTACAAAATGCACTTCCTGAATGCTGACAACGTTGACGGTACCTGGGCTAACCACGGTTCTTTCGACAAGTACAGCTATGGTTATGCAGGTCTGGAATTCATTCTTGGAAACAAGGAGAAACCCGCTCTGGAATGGGCCAACCCCATTGCCCTTATGTATGACGAACTGTATGACGAAACCCTTCGCCAGGAAGTGGAAGCACTCAAAGGTCGCGTATCAACTGTTGAAGAAGACCTGAACACGCTGAAAGCTGACGAAGACGGTGACGGTGTATCTGACTACTTCGACAAAGAACCCGGTTCAGCTGCTGGTGCCCGTGTTGACGGTTCAGGCCGTGCAATGGACATCGACGGTGACGGTGTATTTGATCACGAAGACGAGTGCCCCACCGAAGCAGGACCTGCTGATAACAATGGTTGCCCGGTAGAAGCTGAAATTGGTGAAAACACCATTCAGTTTGACTTCGACAGCGCTGAGATCCGTCCTGAGTCATATGGCACGCTGGATCAGCTGGCTGAAGAACTGAGCGCCGGTTCAACTAACGTTGCGCTGGAAGGCCATGCTTCTGCTGAAGGTACTGAAAGCTACAATCAGCGTTTGTCCGAAAGAAGGGCTAACTCAGTGAAGAAATACCTGGTTAACGCAGGTGTTGATTCCGGGATCCTTTCTACCTCTGGTTATGGTGAATCACGCCCGGTAGCGTCTAACGATACCGAAGAAGGCCGTTCACAAAACCGCCGTGTGGAAATCAAGATCCAATAAGCAAAGAATTTAATTTCTTTAAGAAAAAGGGGCTTTATGAAGGCCCCTTTTTCTATTTCAGGCCAAAGGGTAAAACAAATTACGCGCTTCGGCATTATATATCCAGGATGTATTTTTTCAGGAAAAAAGACCCCGACAGGCCGGTAAGTTTCAACCTAAAGGTGATGCACTGGATCAACCGGATTGCTGCCGTATTATTCCTGGCCGGCCTTATTTATAAGATCATTGACTGGCTTTCCAAATAGTATGCAAAAGATAATCAATACCCCATCGGCGCCTGCTCCCATTGGTCCTTATAACCAGGCCGTACTGGCAGGCGGATTTTTGTTTGTTTCCGGCCAGATAGCGCTGGATCCGGTTTCCGGCGAATTGCTTAAAGGGGATGCCGCGGAAGAAGCGGAACTGGTCATGAAAAACCTGGGCGCCATATTGGAAGCTGCCGGGCTGGGATTTGAAAACGTGGTTAAAACGACCATTTTCCTGAAAGACATGAACGACTTTGCCGCGGTCAATGAAGTGTATGGCCGGCATTTTACCGGCAATTTTCCCGCTCGGGAAACAGTTCAGGCAGCCGCACTGCCCAAAGGCGTTCAGGTTGAGATATCGGTAATTGCCGCGAAGTGAACCGGCGCGACCCCAATCTGAATTACTTCATAGCCGCGATACTTCCTCCTATTATGTGGGGTTTTTTCGCGATCCCCCTCAGGAATATCAGCGGATACTCTGCCGGGACCATTCTTTATTACCGCATTTTCGTTTCGCTGCTGCTGGCTTGCGCCGCCATCCTGTTTTTCCGGAAAAAAAGCCTGATGAAAGACCGGATGACAATCAGACAATTGCCTCCCGGGCAAAGGCGCCAGCTGACTTTGCTTGTCATTGCTTCCGTAGTGGCGCTAATTGGCAACTGGTTATCTTTTATTTACGTGGTCAACCAGGTGAGCCTCCAGGCCGCCGCCTTTGCCTATATGGTATGTCCTATTATTACCGCGCTATTCGGTTTCCTGCTGCTGAAAGAGGAAATAAGCCGTAGAAAGTGGATTGCAATGGGCGTAAGCCTTATTAGTGTACTTATTCTTTCCTGGGGATTTATGACAGAAGTGGCCTGGTCGGTGGGGGTGGCGTTGCTTTTTGCGATTTACCTGGTCATTCAGCGAAAGATCAGCGGGATTGACCGGTTTAACCTGCTTGCCGTACAACTGCTGCTGGCCTCTGCCCTGGTGCTTCCCGCTTTTTTTCTGCAACATGAGGCCATTCCCGCGGAACCGCGTTTTTGGGTCAATATTCTTATTATCGCGCTGCTTTTTACGGTGATCCCGCTCTACCTGAACCTTTTCGCCCTGATCAGGATCCCTTCGTCCACGGTAGGAATCCTTATTTACATTAATCCTATTGTAGCTTTTGCCGTAGCTTTTATATATTTTGGCGATCAAACCAGCCCGCTGCAGGTAGTGTCCTACCTGGTGCTTTTATGCGCAGTGGTCATATTTAACTGGGGCAATTTATTAAAGTTGAAAAGAAAGCCGCATTGATACTATGGCTTCCCAAATTCTGCTTACTCCCGTTGACTACCTGAAAGGCGTTGGCCCTTCCAGGGCGGACGTATTGAAAAAAGAACTGTCCGTTTTTACCTGGGAAGACCTTTTGCTGCATTACCCGTTCCGCTATATAGATAAGACCCGTTTTTATACCATCGGGGAAATTAACGCCGACATGCAGTATATTCAGCTGGCCGGTACGGTAACGCATAAGGAAATGGCCGGAAGCGGACGATCAAAGCGGCTGGTGGCGCGCTTTGAAGATGAAACCGGTAGAATGGAGCTGATCTGGTTCCGGGGCCTGAAGTGGATAGACGGCTATGTAAAAACCGGCCAGCGCTACGTAGTATTTGAAAAACCTACTTTTTATAACGGGAAGGTAAGCATGGTCCATCCGGAAATGGAACTGCTTTCGGAAAATAAGAAGGAATTCAATACGTCCTTGCAGCCGGTGTACCCTTCCACGGAAAAGCTGAAGAAATTCGCCCTGGACAGTAAGGGGATCATGCGCCTTCAGCATGCCATACTGGCTGAAGTAAGCGGGGAGATCCCTGAAACCCTGCCTGCTTACCTGCTGGAGAAACACCGGCTTCCGTCAAAGGGGGAGGCCATCCGGCATGTTCATTTCCCTCCCAATGAACAGGCTTTGAACCGGGCTATTGCCCGCCTGAAGTTCGAAGAGCTGTTTTTTATCCAGTTAAAGCTGCTTTATTATAAACAGGTGCGGACACGGCGGTTTAAAGGAATTGTATTTGATAAGGTCGGGGATCAGTTCAACACCTTTTATAATGAGAAACTTCCTTTTGAGCTTACAGGGGCGCAAAAGCGCGTATTGAAAGAGATCAGAAAAGATACCCTTTCCGGTTTCCAGATGAACCGCCTGCTCCAGGGGGATGTTGGAAGCGGGAAAACCGTCATTGCGCTTATGAGCATGCTGCTGGCGATAGATAACGGCTGGCAGGCCTGTATGATGGCCCCACAGAGCTGCTTGCCATGCAGCATTTTAACTCGGTGAAAAAATTGCTGGAAGGAATGGATCTGCAGGCTGGGCTGCTGACCGGCTCCACTCCAATGTCCGAAAGGAAAGTGATTTTTGAACAATTGGAAAACGGCACCTTGCCGTTGCTGATCGGTACCCATGCACTGATAGAAGAATCTGTTCAGTTTAGGCAGCTGGGGCTGGCGGTGGTGGACGAACAGCATCGCTTCGGCGTGGAACAGCGTGCAAAGCTATGGAAGAAAAGCCGGCAGGTTCCCCATGTCCTGGTCATGACGGCCACGCCTATTCCCCGTACCCTGGCCATGACCGTTTACGGCGACCTGGACGTATCTGTTATAGACGAATTGCCGGCCGGCCGCAAGCCCATAATCACGACGCACCGTTACGAGTCGGGAAGGCTGCGTGTGCTGGGCTTCCTGAAGGAGGAGATTGCCAGGGGCAGACAGGTTTATATTGTGTACCCGCTGATAGAAGAGTCGGAAAAGCTGGATTTGCTGAACCTGATGGAAGGGTACGATCAGATCGTGCGTGCATTCCCGCGTCCGCAGTACCAGGTAAGCATTGTTCACGGAAAAATGAAGCCTGCTGAAAAGGACTTTGAGATGCAGCGCTTCCTGAAAGG is a window from the Anseongella ginsenosidimutans genome containing:
- the meaB gene encoding methylmalonyl Co-A mutase-associated GTPase MeaB, with the translated sequence MDNQRLLQEFYQGSFRALSRMISQVENDPAGSLDLLSSLSLSADTVVAGITGPPGSGKSTLINAIVTQLAEEGKRVAVLAVDPSSPFHGGALLGDRIRMQPNFSHPGVYIRSLASRGSLGGLSGTCIEIVDVLKAFGFDYILVETVGVGQSEVEVAALADTTLVVLVPESGDEIQVLKSGLMEIADIFVVNKSDREGARELAIVLQRMLHDRPPGTWQVPVLQSVATRSEQIGEIIAQINLHRKAVSSTVKPVLLASKAWQLITRNRMRDITREQLLEQLTTAAATPTFNLYKFVKHYPPPKKTKNYKL
- a CDS encoding aminopeptidase P family protein, with translation MKYETINNDLFKLNRKNFTEKLQSNSIAIFHSNDEFPRSGDQHFPFKQNADIFYLSGIDQEKSVLVLFPDCPDPKYREALFLLETNEHIAVWEGHKYTKEEARQVSGIQSVFWLQEYEKLLPLLLHYAEKVYLNSNENDRYVHTVPYRDLRMGRELMAAFPLHHYVRSAPIIRALREIKSTTEVELIRKACNITGKAFRRVLGFVNPGVKEYEIEAEIIHEFIRSRASGHAYHPIIASGASACVLHYGENNKECKDGEVILMDFGAEYGNYNADLTRSIPVNGRFTDRQRAVYNAVLRVMKEAIQLLVPGTVPMEYTKEVGKLMESELLSLGLISRHDVEKQREEAPVYKKYFMHGISHHLGLDVHDIGHRYQKMAPGMVFTCEPGIYIPEEGLGIRLENDILITEDGNIDLMGGFRLKLRR
- a CDS encoding OmpA family protein, with protein sequence MNKSTIKKIAALSLTATLCSLSLFAQDEPATGTAPKLFEGRNQFRTWSIGLNAGVLAPTVLTGGHNDFSKWEMNLGYGGYIKKQLAPSFSLQADFLRGTLSATSEASPTDAEWTSSTGEYETDLAWQAGLSGTANVGTIDFLRRKNSVDFFVTAGFHFANYTPTVNGTEQGDRTEQVIPVGAGIKFKLGEVVNLDLGYKMHFLNADNVDGTWANHGSFDKYSYGYAGLEFILGNKEKPALEWANPIALMYDELYDETLRQEVEALKGRVSTVEEDLNTLKADEDGDGVSDYFDKEPGSAAGARVDGSGRAMDIDGDGVFDHEDECPTEAGPADNNGCPVEAEIGENTIQFDFDSAEIRPESYGTLDQLAEELSAGSTNVALEGHASAEGTESYNQRLSERRANSVKKYLVNAGVDSGILSTSGYGESRPVASNDTEEGRSQNRRVEIKIQ
- a CDS encoding DUF6728 family protein; this translates as MYFFRKKDPDRPVSFNLKVMHWINRIAAVLFLAGLIYKIIDWLSK
- a CDS encoding RidA family protein gives rise to the protein MQKIINTPSAPAPIGPYNQAVLAGGFLFVSGQIALDPVSGELLKGDAAEEAELVMKNLGAILEAAGLGFENVVKTTIFLKDMNDFAAVNEVYGRHFTGNFPARETVQAAALPKGVQVEISVIAAK
- a CDS encoding EamA family transporter; this translates as MNRRDPNLNYFIAAILPPIMWGFFAIPLRNISGYSAGTILYYRIFVSLLLACAAILFFRKKSLMKDRMTIRQLPPGQRRQLTLLVIASVVALIGNWLSFIYVVNQVSLQAAAFAYMVCPIITALFGFLLLKEEISRRKWIAMGVSLISVLILSWGFMTEVAWSVGVALLFAIYLVIQRKISGIDRFNLLAVQLLLASALVLPAFFLQHEAIPAEPRFWVNILIIALLFTVIPLYLNLFALIRIPSSTVGILIYINPIVAFAVAFIYFGDQTSPLQVVSYLVLLCAVVIFNWGNLLKLKRKPH